A window of the Cololabis saira isolate AMF1-May2022 chromosome 19, fColSai1.1, whole genome shotgun sequence genome harbors these coding sequences:
- the tap2t gene encoding antigen peptide transporter 2 gives MRGVLSCGLLVVLGDVVLSSALWAGLLLLGCSGCFGLTAVWAFAAVKWLVLDVLACLLTDGEPPAVLRRFVAALCLLPPAFETGCSLKAPPSDPYAGTPPDFGMLLWGAVSSSLACVVWEMGLCGDGKMGKDKKKVDAKQLFSRVLTYFKPDTFYLIAAFSFLILAVFCDTYIPLYQGNVIDILSGQVHHTSFSSAVGQLVLLSLGSGLFSGLRGGLFKCSLARLNKRLMHVLFHSFLQQEVHFFEENNPGQLSSRLHSDVDRMGRTIALNANAAVRSTVKTFLMLRVMLSLSWELTLLTCVEMPLQAALQSQYIALSKELKEQIQDCQAQNKDLVSQTVGGIRTVRSFRAERDELRRYQGALDRMRAIKTRAGVYSAAFGLIRRLVTLSIKMMMLIEARSLISSGQLSVGTLVTFLLYQKPMSVNLREILYSFGDTLSTVGVISKVLSYLDRTPRWRKEGHLCPEKLEGRIVFQDVTFSYPSALDKPALKSVSVELQPGKVTALVGSSGSGKTSLVSLLKRLYEPQEGRILLDGEPLHLYQHKHLHQKVAVVSQNPVLFSGSLRYNIGYGLKDCSSEKMKDVARMIEAHDFICEMEDAYDTDVGEGGGNLSEGQKQSIAIMRVLVRDPQVIILDEATSQLDVVSTHAVLQDVLARGRTVLIVAHQLKTIETADHIVVMEKGSVVEEGTDPELMARRGAYYRLKKQLFSESS, from the exons ATGAGGGGCGTGTTGTCATGTGGATTACTGGTCGTCCTTGGCGATGTGGTTCTGAGCTCGGCGCTGTGGGCtggactgctgctgctgggctgcTCCGGCTGCTTCGGACTGACGGCAGTGTGGGCCTTTGCAGCAGTGAAGTGGCTCGTTCTCGATGTTCTCGCCTGTTTACTGACGGATGGAGAGCCCCCGGCTGTGCTCAGGAGATTCGTAGCCGCCCTCTGCCTGCTTCCTCCTGCGTTTGAAACTGGCTGCTCTCTGAAGGCGCCCCCCTCGGACCCGTACGCGGGGACACCTCCTGACTTCGGGATGCTGCTCTGGGGAGCCGTGTCCTCGTCACTGGCCTGTGTAGTTTGGGAGATGGGTCTCTGTGGGGATGGGAAGATGGGGAAAGACAAGAAGAAGGTGGATGCTAAGCAGTTGTTCTCGAGGGTGCTGACCTACTTTAAACCAGATACCTTTTACCTGATCGCAGCTTTTAGTTTCCTGATCTTGGCCGTATTCT GTGATACTTATATCCCTCTGTATCAGGGGAATGTCATCGATATCCTCAGCGGTCAGGTGCATCACACCAGCTTCAGCTCTGCTGTCGGGCAGCTCGTGCTTCTTTCTCTTGGAAG CGGGCTGTTTTCGGGCTTGAGAGGAGGCCTTTTCAAGTGCTCGTTGGCCAGACTGAACAAGAGACTGATGCATGTGCTGTTCCACAGCTTCCTCCAGCAGGAGGTGCACTTCTTTGAGGAAAATAACCCAG GACAACTTTCCTCCCGCCTGCACAGCGATGTTGACCGGATGGGACGCACCATAGCGCTGAATGCTAACGCTGCGGTGCGCAGCACCGTCAAAACCTTCCTGATGCTGCGAGTGATGCTGAGCCTGTCCTGGGAGCTGACGCTGCTCACCTGCGTGGAGATGCCGCTGCAGGCCGCTCTGCAAAGCCAGTACATCGCTCTGTCCAAG GAGCTGAAGGAGCAGATCCAGGACTGCCAGGCTCAGAACAAGGACCTGGTCTCCCAGACAGTCGGCGGCATCCGAACGGTCCGCAGCTTCAGGGCAGAGAGGGATGAGCTGAGGAGGTATCAGGGGGCTCTGGACCGGATGCGAGCCATCAAGACCCGCGCGGGGGTCTACAGCGCGGCCTTCGGCTTGATACGGAGG CTGGTGACTCTGTCTATCAAGATGATGATGCTGATAGAGGCCCGCAGCCTCATCTCCTCCGGCCAGCTCAGCGTCGGCACCCTGGTGACGTTTCTCCTGTACCAGAAGCCCATGTCGGTCAACTTAAGG GAGATCTTGTACTCTTTTGGAGATACGTTGTCCACAGTTGGAGTCATCTCCAAGGTGCTGAGCTACCTGGACAGGACACCCaggtggaggaaggaaggacactTGTGTCCTGAGAAGTTGGAGGGCAGAATTGTTTTCCAGGACGTCACGTTCAGCTACCCCTCAGCTCTGGACAAACCGGCTCTGAAG AGCGTCTCAGTGGAGCTGCAGCCGGGGAAGGTCACGGCGCTGGTGGGCTCCTCGGGCAGTGGGAAGACTTCCCTGGTCAGCCTCCTGAAGAGGCTGTACGAGCCCCAGGAGGGCCGGATCCTGCTGGACGGAGAGCCGCTTCACCTCTACCAGCACAAACACCTGCACCAGAAG GTGGCGGTGGTTTCCCAGAACCCTGTGCTGTTTTCTGGTTCCCTGAGGTACAACATCGGATATGGTCTGAAGGACTGCAGCAGTGAGAAGATGAAGGACGTTGCCAGGATGATAGAGGCACACGACTTCATCTGTGAGATGGAGGATGCGTATGACACGG ACGTAGGAGAGGGTGGAGGCAACCTCTCCGAGGGACAGAAGCAGAGCATCGCCATCATGAGAGTGCTGGTCCGCGACCCGCAGGTCATCATCCTGGATGAAGCCACCAGCCAGCTGGATGTGGTCTCTACGCATGCC GTCCTGCAGGATGTTCTGGCTCGCGGCCGGACGGTTCTGATCGTGGCTCATCAGCTGAAGACGATTGAGACGGCGGATCACATCGTCGTCATGGAGAAGGGGTCTGTGGTGGAGGAGGGGACGGACCCCGAGCTCATGGCAAGGAGAGGAGCCTACTATCGTTTAAAGAAGCAGCTGTTCTCTGAGAGCAGCTGA